A section of the Arabiibacter massiliensis genome encodes:
- a CDS encoding molybdopterin-dependent oxidoreductase, which produces MDKNRDHSPIEYVKDGKLTRRTFVKGAGWITVASAIGFGAAGCAPAGEPQADKEKEAAAPVDPNEGVTYAHACCNLNCTSHCHLKAHIKDGKILTVTPGDTPGREDYANACLRGIALSQKTQDENARVMYPMKRTGERGSGEFERISWDQAMDEISQKLLETKDKHGEQAAGFYSFTGNSGNLSMSAPTRFAGTFGGTVFDIEGIMGDQGASMGMILAYGVKRGSHDTRDYLNSNMIVLWGRNVADTHTSEFRYLVEAREKGAKIVVVDPRLCSSAAIADQWIPLRPQTDPALALGMMNVIIGNDLHDKEWLASYSVAPFLVRESDGAYAMDGEDWLVWDTASNSAKKHGEEGVVPALSGTFEVNGEAVRTAFDHLVDEVSKYTLPVTAEITGLSEDVIETFALEYANAKPAGIRMGQGMQRVWNSFSPFRTVATLAAVTGYVGIKGGGASHMGGISAAETHPDLKIPAIGNPDWSNTGDKKAAMVRTSTMYDQIISKDPYPLDFLWFANSNFVNMSPDANKIINEVLPNVSTIVTVDPYWTWTAKQSDYVLPACNYWEKWDVEDRTPWVIISKPGIEPMGESKSDVEIMSLLAKKVGLEDLWNKTDEEWARGFFNPEHPAWEGFDFDKAAEEGIFARADAIFEPLIFRPDNTFPTPSKRFQLYNEELVQFGQEVPTYEPMLEDPNGDLGQKYPLVYLQFHDRLNVHSQHILIPELSVVQSEPQLEMNPVDAKARGIEHGDVVSIVNDRGACKMKAFLTEGIRPGTVATASGWTPEQFIEGNYQMLTHFTINPTEEFIGQTSTAFYDVLVEVEKA; this is translated from the coding sequence ATGGACAAGAACAGGGATCATTCACCGATCGAGTACGTCAAGGACGGCAAGCTCACGCGCCGGACGTTCGTGAAGGGGGCCGGGTGGATCACGGTCGCCTCCGCGATAGGCTTCGGCGCCGCAGGATGCGCGCCCGCCGGCGAGCCGCAAGCCGACAAGGAGAAGGAAGCGGCGGCGCCCGTCGACCCGAACGAGGGCGTCACGTACGCCCACGCGTGCTGCAATCTCAACTGCACGTCTCATTGCCATCTGAAGGCGCACATCAAAGACGGCAAGATACTCACGGTTACGCCGGGCGACACGCCGGGCCGCGAGGACTACGCCAACGCCTGCCTGCGCGGCATAGCGCTCAGCCAGAAGACCCAGGACGAGAACGCACGCGTCATGTACCCGATGAAGCGCACGGGAGAACGCGGCTCGGGCGAGTTCGAGCGCATCTCATGGGATCAGGCGATGGACGAGATCTCACAGAAGCTGCTCGAGACGAAGGATAAGCACGGCGAGCAGGCGGCCGGCTTCTACTCGTTCACCGGCAACTCGGGCAACCTCTCCATGAGCGCGCCCACGCGGTTCGCGGGCACCTTCGGCGGCACGGTCTTCGACATCGAGGGCATCATGGGCGACCAGGGCGCCAGTATGGGCATGATCCTCGCCTACGGCGTGAAGCGCGGCTCGCACGACACGCGAGACTACCTCAACTCGAACATGATCGTGCTGTGGGGCCGCAACGTGGCCGACACGCACACCTCCGAATTCCGCTACCTCGTGGAGGCGCGCGAGAAGGGCGCGAAGATCGTCGTGGTCGACCCGCGCCTGTGCTCGTCGGCCGCTATCGCCGACCAGTGGATCCCCCTCAGGCCGCAGACCGACCCCGCGCTGGCGCTCGGCATGATGAACGTCATCATCGGAAACGACCTGCACGACAAGGAGTGGCTCGCCTCATACAGCGTCGCCCCCTTCCTGGTCAGGGAATCCGACGGTGCCTACGCCATGGACGGCGAGGACTGGCTCGTGTGGGACACCGCGTCCAACAGCGCCAAGAAGCACGGTGAGGAAGGCGTTGTCCCCGCACTTTCGGGCACGTTCGAGGTGAACGGCGAGGCGGTGCGCACGGCGTTCGACCACCTGGTCGACGAGGTGTCGAAGTACACGCTGCCCGTGACGGCCGAGATCACCGGCCTGTCCGAGGATGTCATCGAGACGTTCGCCCTCGAGTACGCCAACGCGAAGCCCGCCGGCATCCGCATGGGCCAGGGCATGCAGCGCGTGTGGAACTCGTTCTCGCCGTTCCGCACGGTGGCGACGCTCGCGGCCGTGACCGGCTACGTGGGCATCAAGGGCGGCGGGGCGTCGCACATGGGCGGCATCTCGGCGGCCGAGACGCATCCCGACCTGAAGATACCCGCGATCGGCAACCCCGACTGGTCGAACACCGGCGACAAGAAGGCCGCCATGGTGCGCACGTCCACCATGTACGACCAGATCATAAGCAAGGACCCCTACCCTCTCGACTTCCTGTGGTTCGCGAACTCAAACTTCGTCAACATGAGCCCCGACGCCAACAAGATAATCAACGAGGTGCTGCCCAACGTCTCCACCATCGTGACGGTGGATCCCTACTGGACATGGACGGCCAAGCAGTCCGACTACGTGCTGCCCGCGTGCAACTACTGGGAGAAATGGGACGTCGAGGACCGCACGCCCTGGGTCATCATCAGCAAGCCCGGCATCGAGCCGATGGGTGAGAGCAAGTCCGACGTCGAGATCATGTCGCTGCTGGCCAAGAAGGTGGGGCTCGAGGATCTCTGGAACAAGACCGACGAGGAGTGGGCGCGCGGGTTCTTCAACCCCGAGCATCCCGCCTGGGAGGGATTCGACTTCGACAAGGCAGCCGAAGAGGGCATCTTCGCCCGCGCGGACGCCATCTTCGAGCCGCTCATCTTCCGACCCGACAACACGTTCCCCACGCCGTCGAAGCGCTTCCAGCTGTACAACGAGGAGCTCGTGCAGTTCGGCCAGGAGGTGCCTACCTACGAGCCGATGCTCGAGGATCCGAACGGAGATCTCGGCCAGAAGTACCCGCTTGTGTACCTGCAGTTCCACGACCGCCTGAACGTGCACTCGCAGCACATCCTCATCCCCGAGCTCAGCGTCGTGCAAAGCGAGCCCCAGCTCGAGATGAACCCGGTGGACGCCAAGGCGCGCGGCATCGAGCACGGCGACGTCGTGTCCATCGTGAACGACCGCGGCGCCTGCAAGATGAAGGCGTTCCTGACCGAGGGCATCCGGCCCGGCACCGTGGCCACGGCGAGCGGATGGACGCCCGAGCAGTTCATCGAGGGCAATTACCAGATGCTCACCCATTTCACGATCAACCCGACCGAAGAGTTCATAGGCCAGACGAGCACCGCTTTCTATGACGTGTTGGTCGAAGTAGAGAAAGCGTAG
- a CDS encoding secondary thiamine-phosphate synthase enzyme YjbQ, whose product MAIFTHTISTATEELVDITAQVRKDIQASGVREGLCVVHCPHTTAAVTVNENADPDVQRDLVLGLDAAFPDRADFRHFEGNSAAHLKSSAVGCTQTLLVERGAPVLGTWQGIYFCEFDGPRTRTYHVKVMAG is encoded by the coding sequence ATGGCCATCTTCACCCACACGATCTCGACCGCGACGGAAGAGCTGGTCGACATCACCGCGCAGGTGCGCAAGGACATCCAGGCGAGCGGCGTGCGCGAGGGCCTGTGCGTCGTGCACTGCCCGCACACCACGGCCGCCGTCACCGTCAACGAGAACGCCGACCCCGACGTGCAGCGCGACCTGGTGCTGGGGCTGGACGCCGCCTTCCCCGATCGCGCCGACTTCCGCCACTTCGAGGGCAACAGCGCCGCGCACCTCAAGTCGAGCGCCGTCGGCTGCACCCAGACGTTGCTCGTGGAGAGAGGGGCGCCGGTCCTCGGCACCTGGCAGGGCATCTACTTCTGCGAGTTCGACGGCCCCCGCACCCGCACCTACCACGTGAAGGTGATGGCGGGGTAG
- a CDS encoding flavocytochrome c: MRETITATGSKGVSRRSFVTGAAAAGVLATLGLAGCAPQGKQTAAAATNGADTKWDEECDVLIVGSGYTGLAAALEAKSAGADVKVIEKTERVGGNSALAAGDFAVCGSSVQEREGVQDSVDQYVEDMLVAGLYLNDKDKCRVIAEKSNETWEWTIEMGATWDTNDQGEHFLYPYGGHTVMRSIAQGKGGGANVTTPFAEKLKEMGVEVETKRMLTELVKDENGRVIGAVVHDRPKGNDVESGTPVTIKANKAVVLTTGGFGQDLAFRMAQDPRLDDTVDCTNQEGATAESLRALVAAGAMAVHTDWIQLLPFMSPDESGYGVAAFYTDGQASYAPTLDVATGKRIVNELTDRKRYADAILETGQPCVQITCKKALYDGGSGLEGALKAGITLEFASIEEAAEHYGMPIDAVKAEIERYNTFVANKVDEDFKKPIPDDAQPIDEAPFYGVRLWPKVHHCMGGVKTDLDCKVLDMDLQVIPGLYAAGEAVGGIHGACRLGSCATADCLVNGRIAGQNAAKEQSA, from the coding sequence ATGAGGGAGACCATAACCGCAACGGGTTCCAAGGGCGTCTCGCGCCGCTCGTTCGTCACCGGCGCGGCGGCGGCCGGCGTGCTGGCGACGCTCGGGCTGGCCGGCTGCGCGCCGCAGGGCAAGCAGACCGCAGCCGCCGCCACGAACGGTGCCGACACGAAGTGGGACGAGGAGTGCGACGTCCTGATAGTCGGCAGCGGGTACACGGGGCTGGCCGCCGCACTCGAGGCGAAGAGCGCCGGCGCCGATGTGAAGGTTATAGAGAAAACCGAGCGCGTGGGCGGCAACTCGGCGCTGGCCGCCGGCGACTTCGCTGTATGCGGCTCGAGCGTTCAGGAACGCGAGGGCGTGCAGGACTCCGTCGACCAGTACGTCGAGGACATGCTCGTTGCGGGCCTGTACCTCAACGACAAGGACAAGTGCCGCGTCATCGCGGAGAAGTCGAACGAGACCTGGGAGTGGACCATCGAGATGGGCGCCACCTGGGACACGAACGACCAGGGCGAGCACTTCCTCTACCCCTACGGCGGCCACACCGTCATGCGCTCCATCGCGCAGGGCAAGGGCGGCGGCGCGAACGTCACCACCCCCTTCGCGGAGAAGCTCAAGGAGATGGGCGTCGAGGTGGAGACGAAGCGCATGCTCACCGAGCTGGTCAAGGACGAGAACGGCCGTGTGATCGGCGCCGTCGTGCACGATAGGCCCAAGGGCAACGACGTCGAAAGCGGCACCCCCGTCACCATCAAGGCGAACAAGGCCGTGGTGCTGACCACCGGCGGCTTCGGCCAGGACCTCGCGTTCCGCATGGCACAGGATCCGCGCCTCGACGACACGGTGGACTGCACGAACCAGGAAGGCGCGACCGCCGAGAGCCTGCGCGCACTCGTGGCCGCCGGGGCCATGGCCGTACACACCGACTGGATCCAGCTGCTTCCCTTCATGAGCCCGGACGAGTCGGGCTACGGCGTTGCCGCCTTCTACACCGACGGCCAGGCCAGCTATGCGCCCACGCTGGACGTAGCCACCGGCAAGCGCATCGTCAACGAGCTGACCGACCGCAAGCGCTATGCGGACGCCATCCTGGAAACCGGCCAGCCGTGCGTGCAGATCACCTGCAAGAAGGCGCTCTACGACGGCGGCAGCGGACTCGAGGGCGCGCTGAAGGCCGGCATCACGCTTGAGTTCGCTTCCATCGAAGAAGCTGCCGAGCACTACGGCATGCCGATCGACGCGGTGAAGGCGGAGATCGAGCGCTACAACACGTTCGTGGCGAACAAGGTGGACGAGGACTTCAAGAAGCCCATCCCCGACGACGCGCAGCCCATCGACGAGGCCCCGTTCTACGGCGTGCGCCTGTGGCCGAAGGTGCACCACTGCATGGGCGGCGTGAAAACCGACCTCGACTGCAAGGTGCTCGACATGGACCTGCAGGTCATTCCTGGTCTGTACGCGGCAGGCGAAGCGGTGGGCGGCATCCACGGCGCATGCCGCCTGGGTTCGTGCGCCACGGCCGACTGCCTGGTGAACGGCCGCATCGCCGGCCAGAACGCCGCCAAGGAGCAGAGCGCCTAG
- a CDS encoding LuxR C-terminal-related transcriptional regulator, with amino-acid sequence MENTDRHTCTKQLGADRRYLVAIVGFTCLYAVCVSFFYSSWLIDRPSFSPASFDNVLNPSIFVASLLFSLLVRSKAPLRRLPYLVVGYAGFAVALGGTFFAATADLDPAVVSASALAAGVGMGLVMPFYFETFARYSSRRIAIAFGIMALGGMAANMVLGFLPDFLSLAPYALLLVASAGCLAFVCRTDASGHSNADRHRDTAASALPKREFLDVFLVSGVCTFALSIVYGIIDTAATGSSASPATSILISQFGGIVAAIVFLAYFGTRSQPAPSLLFNVVFGILATGILFLPFLSNDYAVSLNILAAAGWKLVMLALFFLVVVTYAHSRTKLLVGISLAYALPRFGLFVGQNVAQLLGVGSSADFVRTTAVAFFLLYLILMVIWLVNSHERKRAEVQARAADELLGRFEHEQENVRKLRCDALADDHGLTNREKDILYLLAQGRDIAFICETLFLSKNTVKSYQKTIYAKLGVHSKQEIIDLVHTESRC; translated from the coding sequence ATGGAAAACACGGACCGACACACTTGCACGAAACAGCTCGGCGCAGATCGCCGCTATCTCGTCGCTATCGTCGGTTTCACCTGCCTGTACGCCGTGTGCGTGTCATTTTTCTATTCCAGCTGGCTGATCGACCGGCCGAGCTTCTCCCCCGCATCGTTCGACAACGTGCTGAACCCGTCCATCTTCGTCGCATCGCTGCTGTTCTCGCTGCTCGTGCGCTCGAAGGCGCCGCTTCGCCGTCTGCCGTACCTCGTCGTGGGCTACGCCGGGTTCGCCGTTGCGCTGGGAGGAACGTTCTTCGCCGCGACGGCGGACCTCGACCCTGCCGTCGTTTCCGCATCGGCGCTGGCGGCCGGCGTGGGCATGGGACTCGTCATGCCTTTCTACTTCGAGACGTTCGCACGTTACTCGTCGCGTCGCATCGCCATCGCATTCGGCATCATGGCGCTTGGCGGCATGGCGGCGAATATGGTACTGGGGTTCCTGCCCGACTTCCTTTCGCTCGCACCGTACGCCCTGCTCCTCGTCGCTTCGGCAGGATGCCTTGCCTTCGTGTGCCGCACCGACGCTTCAGGGCATTCGAACGCCGACCGGCACCGCGACACCGCGGCATCGGCGCTCCCGAAGCGCGAGTTTCTCGACGTGTTCCTCGTGTCCGGCGTGTGCACGTTCGCGCTGTCCATCGTCTACGGCATCATCGACACCGCCGCCACCGGAAGCAGCGCCTCCCCCGCCACGTCGATCCTCATCTCGCAGTTCGGCGGCATCGTCGCCGCCATCGTCTTCCTCGCGTACTTCGGCACCCGCTCGCAACCAGCGCCGTCGCTGCTGTTCAACGTCGTGTTCGGCATTCTGGCTACCGGCATTCTGTTCCTGCCGTTCCTCTCGAACGACTACGCGGTGTCGCTCAACATCCTGGCGGCGGCCGGATGGAAGCTCGTCATGCTGGCGCTGTTCTTCCTCGTGGTCGTCACGTATGCGCACAGCCGCACGAAACTGCTCGTGGGCATCTCGCTTGCTTACGCGCTGCCGCGATTCGGCCTGTTCGTCGGCCAGAATGTCGCGCAATTGCTGGGGGTGGGCAGCAGCGCCGACTTCGTGCGCACCACGGCGGTGGCGTTCTTCCTGCTGTACCTCATCCTCATGGTCATCTGGCTAGTGAACTCCCACGAGCGCAAGCGCGCCGAGGTGCAGGCGCGCGCCGCCGACGAGCTGCTCGGCCGATTCGAGCACGAGCAGGAAAACGTGCGCAAGCTGCGTTGCGACGCGCTGGCCGACGACCACGGGCTGACCAATCGCGAGAAGGACATCCTGTACCTGCTGGCGCAAGGACGCGACATCGCCTTCATCTGCGAGACGCTGTTCCTGTCGAAGAACACGGTGAAGAGCTACCAGAAAACCATCTACGCGAAGCTCGGCGTGCACAGCAAGCAGGAGATCATCGACCTCGTGCACACCGAGTCTCGCTGCTGA
- a CDS encoding sodium-dependent transporter has protein sequence MAEAKRERFGSRLGFILISAGCAIGLGNVWRFPYITGEYGGAAFVLMYLVFLLILGLPVMVMEFAVGRASQKSAASAFDALQPSRKWHWFSWWGYLGCMVLMMFYTTVGGWMLSFVAKMATGAFNGLDSAGVGAVFDGMLANPVELVSWMLAVVALGFLVCSFGLQKGVERVTKVMMVCLLGIMVVLVARAVTLPGGLAGLEFYLIPDFGRLFAGATPAEQWATFGDAVFAAMGQAFFTLSLGISAMEIFGSYIGKERSLTGEALRICGLDTAVALMAGLIIFPACFAFAVEPGSGPGLVFVTLPSVFNQMPMGQLWGALFFVFMSFAALSTIIAVFENLISWSMDKWGWSRKQAVARTAIIVTVLSLPCALGFNVLSGVTVPAIGDIQSIEDFIVSNNLLPLGSLFYVLFCVTRGGWGWENFLAEADTGKGARFPRWSKPWLQFGIPALIIVIFVMGYVPKFAVWLGLA, from the coding sequence ATGGCGGAGGCCAAGCGGGAGCGGTTCGGGTCGCGGCTGGGGTTCATCCTCATCAGCGCGGGGTGCGCCATCGGCCTGGGCAACGTGTGGCGCTTCCCCTACATCACGGGCGAGTACGGCGGCGCGGCCTTCGTGCTCATGTACCTGGTGTTCCTCCTCATCCTGGGCCTTCCCGTCATGGTGATGGAGTTCGCCGTGGGCCGCGCCAGCCAGAAGAGCGCGGCGAGCGCCTTCGACGCGCTGCAGCCGTCGCGGAAGTGGCACTGGTTCTCGTGGTGGGGCTATCTGGGGTGCATGGTGCTCATGATGTTCTACACCACGGTGGGCGGCTGGATGCTCTCGTTCGTGGCGAAGATGGCCACCGGCGCGTTCAACGGGCTGGACAGCGCGGGCGTCGGCGCGGTGTTCGACGGCATGCTGGCGAACCCCGTCGAGCTTGTGAGCTGGATGCTCGCGGTAGTTGCGCTCGGGTTCCTCGTGTGCAGCTTCGGCCTGCAGAAGGGCGTCGAGCGCGTCACGAAGGTGATGATGGTGTGCCTCCTGGGCATCATGGTGGTGCTCGTGGCGCGCGCGGTCACGCTGCCGGGCGGCCTCGCAGGCCTCGAGTTCTACCTCATCCCCGACTTCGGCCGCCTGTTCGCAGGCGCGACGCCGGCCGAGCAGTGGGCCACGTTCGGCGACGCCGTGTTCGCGGCCATGGGCCAGGCGTTCTTCACATTGTCGCTGGGCATCTCGGCCATGGAGATCTTCGGCAGCTACATCGGCAAGGAGCGCTCGCTCACGGGCGAGGCGCTGCGCATCTGCGGGCTGGACACGGCGGTGGCGCTCATGGCGGGCCTCATCATCTTCCCGGCGTGCTTCGCGTTCGCGGTGGAGCCGGGCAGCGGCCCGGGCCTCGTGTTCGTCACGCTGCCGAGCGTGTTCAACCAGATGCCGATGGGGCAGCTGTGGGGCGCGCTGTTCTTCGTGTTCATGAGCTTCGCGGCGCTCTCCACCATCATCGCGGTGTTCGAGAACCTCATCAGCTGGTCGATGGACAAGTGGGGCTGGTCGCGCAAGCAGGCGGTCGCGCGCACGGCCATCATCGTGACGGTGCTCAGCCTGCCGTGCGCGCTCGGGTTCAATGTGCTCTCGGGCGTCACCGTGCCCGCCATCGGCGACATCCAATCCATCGAGGACTTCATCGTGTCGAACAACCTGCTGCCGCTGGGCAGCCTGTTCTACGTGCTGTTCTGCGTGACGCGCGGCGGCTGGGGCTGGGAGAATTTCCTGGCCGAGGCCGACACGGGCAAGGGCGCGCGCTTCCCGCGCTGGTCGAAGCCGTGGCTGCAGTTCGGCATTCCGGCGCTCATCATCGTGATCTTCGTGATGGGCTATGTGCCGAAGTTCGCCGTCTGGCTGGGGCTGGCGTAG
- a CDS encoding acetamidase/formamidase family protein has protein sequence MKVIDSQVYAFSKDNAPCYTAQPGEVLKFKTLDCFSNRLVDETVTMASLDYGYDVANPAAGPVYVEGAEPGDVLVVDIYDIEVADEGTIATDDHCGPLFEGTDYRTKKVPIVDGMAEVNGVKFPIDPMIGVIGTAPDGDDVIDGYVGAHGGNLDNKLITKGTRLYFPVRVPGALLQMGDVHAAMGDAELCGTGIEIASEITVKVSLIKGFELNWPVHETFGPHGQWYVNASAQEFNEALVNASKEMQRLLMRVTGWDAVDTYMYMSVRSDVELNQACKPCEVQLSLRMGTPKLPQFPPLVG, from the coding sequence ATGAAGGTCATCGACAGCCAGGTGTATGCGTTCTCGAAGGACAACGCGCCCTGCTACACGGCGCAGCCGGGCGAGGTGCTCAAGTTCAAGACGCTCGACTGCTTCTCGAATCGCCTGGTGGACGAGACGGTGACCATGGCCAGCCTCGACTACGGCTACGACGTGGCCAACCCCGCGGCCGGCCCCGTGTACGTGGAGGGCGCCGAGCCGGGCGACGTGCTGGTGGTGGACATCTACGACATCGAGGTGGCCGACGAAGGCACCATCGCCACCGACGACCACTGCGGCCCGCTGTTCGAGGGCACGGACTACCGCACGAAGAAGGTGCCCATCGTAGACGGGATGGCCGAGGTCAACGGCGTGAAGTTCCCCATCGACCCGATGATCGGCGTCATCGGCACCGCGCCCGACGGCGACGACGTCATCGACGGCTACGTGGGCGCGCACGGCGGCAACCTGGACAACAAGCTCATCACCAAGGGGACGCGCCTGTACTTCCCGGTGCGCGTGCCCGGCGCGCTCTTGCAGATGGGCGACGTGCACGCCGCCATGGGCGACGCGGAGCTGTGCGGCACGGGCATCGAGATAGCCTCCGAGATCACCGTGAAGGTGTCGCTCATCAAGGGCTTCGAGCTGAACTGGCCCGTGCACGAGACGTTCGGCCCGCACGGCCAGTGGTACGTGAACGCCAGCGCCCAGGAGTTCAACGAGGCCCTGGTGAACGCCTCGAAGGAGATGCAGCGCCTGCTCATGCGCGTGACCGGCTGGGACGCCGTGGACACGTACATGTACATGTCGGTGCGCAGCGACGTGGAGCTCAACCAGGCGTGCAAGCCGTGCGAGGTGCAGCTGAGTCTGCGCATGGGCACGCCGAAGCTGCCGCAGTTCCCGCCGCTGGTGGGCTAG
- a CDS encoding APC family permease encodes MAKAETPAKVSGENIEQFGYKQELRRGMGLWDVVLYGVLFMVIIAPQSIYGTIQQNSHGMTPLVYIIGFVAILFTAMSYMRMSKRFPIAGSVYSYVQRGINPHVGFMAGWLILLDYVLVPSLLIVMVMNWGVALVPGSPAWLWAMAFIAFNTFVNIRGIQMSRGVDWVIFIVEIVAVVAFIALGTSFVLGGGGAGGFVMDPLYQPGQVDAHFIAAGISIAALSFLGFDGMSTLAEETHEPEKNIGRGIIIALSIIIVVFVAQTYIAAIVQPDWANTDPDMGFFDSVMLVGGPVFYKIMLLVNIVAVGIANIINAQMASSRLLYSMGRDGVIPRVFGKVHPKYQTPWVASIFLGVITLCLALPLQDYMGTLAGFVNFGALSSFILLNFAVFWFFFVKEKKRTSFKDVLMYLICPAIGIVILGYVFTGFELATYAVGIVWLVIGLIIGAVKSKGYKEVPEAFKHLEV; translated from the coding sequence ATGGCGAAAGCCGAGACTCCGGCCAAGGTGTCCGGAGAGAACATCGAGCAGTTCGGCTATAAGCAGGAGCTGCGACGGGGCATGGGGCTGTGGGACGTCGTGCTGTACGGCGTGCTGTTCATGGTGATCATCGCCCCGCAATCGATTTACGGCACGATCCAGCAGAACAGCCACGGCATGACGCCGCTGGTGTACATCATCGGCTTCGTGGCCATCCTGTTCACGGCCATGAGCTACATGCGCATGTCCAAGCGCTTCCCCATCGCGGGGTCGGTGTACTCCTACGTGCAGCGCGGCATCAACCCGCACGTGGGCTTCATGGCCGGTTGGCTCATCCTGCTGGACTACGTGCTGGTGCCGTCCCTGCTCATCGTCATGGTGATGAACTGGGGTGTCGCGCTGGTTCCCGGCAGCCCGGCGTGGCTGTGGGCCATGGCGTTCATCGCGTTCAACACGTTCGTGAACATCCGCGGCATCCAGATGAGCCGCGGCGTGGACTGGGTCATCTTCATCGTCGAGATCGTGGCCGTGGTGGCGTTCATCGCCCTGGGCACCAGCTTCGTGCTGGGCGGCGGCGGTGCGGGCGGCTTCGTGATGGATCCGCTCTACCAGCCGGGTCAGGTTGACGCGCACTTCATCGCGGCGGGCATCTCGATCGCGGCGCTGTCGTTCCTCGGCTTCGACGGCATGTCGACGCTGGCCGAAGAGACGCACGAGCCCGAAAAGAACATCGGACGAGGCATCATCATCGCGCTGTCCATCATCATCGTGGTGTTCGTGGCGCAGACCTACATCGCCGCCATCGTGCAGCCCGACTGGGCCAACACCGATCCCGACATGGGCTTCTTCGATTCCGTTATGCTGGTGGGCGGCCCCGTGTTCTACAAGATCATGCTGCTGGTGAACATCGTGGCCGTGGGCATCGCCAACATCATCAACGCGCAGATGGCGTCCTCGCGCCTGCTGTACTCCATGGGCCGCGACGGCGTTATCCCGCGCGTGTTCGGCAAGGTGCATCCGAAGTACCAGACGCCGTGGGTCGCGTCTATCTTCCTCGGCGTCATTACGCTGTGCCTGGCACTGCCGCTGCAGGACTACATGGGCACGCTGGCGGGCTTCGTGAACTTTGGCGCGCTGTCGTCGTTCATCCTGCTGAACTTCGCCGTGTTCTGGTTCTTCTTCGTGAAGGAGAAGAAGCGCACGTCGTTCAAGGATGTGCTGATGTATTTGATCTGCCCGGCCATCGGCATCGTCATCCTGGGGTACGTGTTCACCGGCTTCGAGCTGGCCACGTACGCCGTGGGCATCGTGTGGCTGGTGATCGGCCTGATCATCGGCGCGGTGAAGTCGAAGGGCTACAAGGAAGTCCCCGAGGCGTTCAAGCACCTGGAAGTGTAG
- a CDS encoding PfkB family carbohydrate kinase encodes MSNGGDAILAVGAIIVDLVCRVPRLPQSGEGIVADEVRATVGGCAFNSANVLRQLGVPHTLFAPVGSGVFAGFAERELAARGLEALRVPGGRDNGGCVCFVEPDGQRTMLTMPGIDRHFEPAWFDALDAGRFACGLASGYEVEGAGGSAIIGFFEAHPQVQLYYGPGPRIQGVGPEKTARINALHPVWHLNDQEALAYTGRASLEAAGFALAEECGNAVVVTAGAEGAHLFEGGRHVLVPTEPVRVVDTIGAGDAHLGALVAARTAGRSWEDALALANRVAGAVCQVEGGTLDDETFAQLGVPPLSS; translated from the coding sequence ATGTCGAACGGCGGCGATGCGATTCTGGCGGTGGGGGCCATCATCGTGGATCTGGTGTGCCGGGTGCCGCGTCTGCCGCAGTCGGGCGAGGGCATCGTGGCCGACGAGGTGCGCGCCACGGTGGGCGGCTGCGCGTTCAACTCCGCGAACGTGCTGCGGCAGCTAGGCGTGCCGCATACGCTGTTCGCGCCGGTGGGTAGCGGGGTGTTCGCCGGGTTCGCCGAGCGCGAGCTGGCCGCGCGCGGCTTGGAGGCGCTACGCGTGCCGGGCGGGCGCGACAACGGCGGCTGCGTGTGCTTCGTGGAGCCGGACGGCCAGCGCACCATGCTCACCATGCCGGGTATCGACCGCCACTTCGAACCCGCGTGGTTCGATGCGTTGGATGCCGGCCGCTTCGCATGCGGGTTGGCCAGTGGCTATGAGGTGGAGGGCGCGGGCGGCTCCGCCATCATCGGCTTCTTCGAGGCGCATCCCCAGGTGCAGCTGTACTACGGCCCCGGGCCGCGCATCCAGGGCGTCGGGCCGGAGAAGACGGCGCGCATCAACGCGCTGCATCCCGTGTGGCATCTGAACGACCAGGAGGCGCTCGCCTACACGGGGCGTGCGTCGCTGGAAGCGGCCGGCTTCGCGTTGGCGGAGGAATGCGGCAACGCCGTGGTGGTGACGGCCGGCGCGGAAGGCGCGCACCTGTTCGAGGGCGGGCGGCACGTGCTGGTGCCCACGGAGCCCGTGCGGGTGGTGGACACGATAGGCGCCGGCGACGCGCACCTGGGTGCGCTCGTGGCCGCGCGGACGGCGGGCCGCTCGTGGGAGGACGCGCTCGCCCTGGCGAACCGCGTGGCCGGCGCCGTCTGCCAGGTGGAAGGCGGTACGCTGGACGACGAGACGTTCGCGCAGTTGGGCGTGCCCCCTCTGTCATCCTGA